In Maridesulfovibrio sp., the following proteins share a genomic window:
- a CDS encoding TetR/AcrR family transcriptional regulator, with protein MSKKSQQSITPKIQLIINCTLEILRDHGDQGLSMRKVAAKAGMSLGNLQYYFRNKDELLIGLADVYFEKCSDDFNKSIAKHAPQGKTEILEFLVDYGMYYANSESGKVFRELWGVAARNERINERMYEYYRLYAESVTEIIRPFAKNHNSVANTVSLLIPFFDGYGFSSSPLPADTPMLASFLVNIINTALEGGLE; from the coding sequence GTGTCGAAAAAAAGCCAGCAAAGCATCACCCCTAAAATACAATTGATCATAAACTGCACTTTAGAAATTCTCCGGGATCATGGAGACCAAGGACTGTCAATGCGCAAAGTTGCGGCCAAGGCCGGGATGTCTTTGGGAAATCTACAGTACTACTTCAGAAACAAGGATGAACTTCTCATAGGGCTGGCTGACGTATACTTTGAAAAATGTTCAGATGATTTCAACAAGAGTATTGCTAAACATGCACCGCAAGGAAAAACTGAAATATTAGAATTTCTTGTCGATTACGGCATGTATTATGCGAATTCCGAATCAGGAAAAGTCTTTCGCGAACTTTGGGGAGTAGCAGCTAGAAACGAACGGATTAATGAACGAATGTATGAATATTATCGGCTTTATGCAGAATCAGTAACCGAAATAATTAGACCTTTTGCAAAAAATCATAACTCCGTTGCCAACACTGTATCCCTTCTCATACCTTTTTTTGATGGGTATGGATTTAGTTCTTCGCCACTGCCTGCTGATACGCCTATGTTGGCTTCGTTCCTAGTTAACATAATTAATACTGCGCTTGAGGGTGGACTTGAATGA